The genomic interval GTCCGGTGGAGTTGGATATCACCAACGACATCGTGTTCAAGGGGATTCAGATCCATGGCATTACCGGCCGGAAAATGTTTGAGACTTGGGAGCAGACGGCAGGATTGCTCGAGTCTGAACAAGTGATCCTGGAGCCGTTGATTACCCACAAGTTCCCGCTGGAAGAGTTTGAGCAAGCATTTGAACTGATGATGAGCGGCAAATCCGGCAAAGTGATTTTGTTGCCCTGAGCAGGGTTTACAGTCTGCTTTTTCTGTTTTGGAGATGTGGATATCATGAATCGAGGAGGGGACCTCGTGAAAGGGTTTGAACACCTGGAGCAGGAAATCGACCAATGGAAGAAAGAAGGAGTATTTCGTCCGCTGACGGAGCTGGAGTCGGATCAGGGTTCCAGGGTGATCATCCGCGGAAAAGAAGTGATTCAGCTCTCTTCCAACAACTATCTCGGTCTGACCACGCACCCCCGTCTGAAACAGGCGGCACTGGAAGGGGTGGAACGCTACGGTGCTGGAACCGGTTCGGTTCGGACCATCGCCGGCACTTTTTCCATGCACGAAAACTTTGAGAAGCGGCTGGCCGAATTCAAACATACGGAAGCGGCATTGGTGTTTCAATCCGGCTTTACGGCCAACGTCGGGGTGATTTCGTCCATCCTGACGGAAGAAGACGTGGTGATCAGTGATGCGCTCAACCATGCCAGCATCATCGACGGCATCCGTCTGACCAAGGCACAGCGAAGGATTTATCGTCACGCCGATTTGGATGATCTGGAAGCGGCGCTGAAGGAAACGCAGTCAGCCCGCAAGCGGCTGATTGTCACCGACGGGGTTTTCAGCATGGATGGTGATATCGCACCGCTCCCGGACATCGTTGAGCTGGCCGAGAAGTATGATGCGTTGGTCATGGTGGACGATGCGCACGCCAGCGGTGTGTTGGGCAAAAACGGTCGCGGAACGGTGGACCATTTCGGTCTGCACGGACGGGTTCATATCCAAGTGGGTACGCTGTCCAAAGCGATCGGGGTGTTGGGCGGATATGTGGCCGGTCCGAAAGTATTGCGAGACTACCTCATTCACCGGGCGCGCCCGTTCCTGTTCAGCACCTCCCATCCGCCGGCCGTCACCGCGGCTTGTCAGGCGGCGTTGGATGTTCTGCTGGAAGAACCGGAATTGATCGACCGACTGTGGGATAACACCCGTTTCTTCAAACAAGGGTTGGAATCGCTTGGCTTCAACACCGGCAAGAGCGAGACTCCGATCACACCGGTCATCGTCGGTGAAGGGGCAAAGGCGATGGCGTTGTCTGACGCGTTATTTGAAGAGGGCGTCTACGCTCAGGGCATTGCTTATCCGACCGTCCCCAAAGGCGAGGCACGCGTTCGGACGATCGTGACCGCACAACATACCAAAGAAGAGCTGGAACAAGCGTTGCATGCATTTGAAAAAGCGGGCAAAAAACTGGGGATTATCTAGGGCGCGTCTGGTAAATCCGTAAGGGAGCAAATATTTTTCCCAAGTGAGAGACTGACCAAGCCCTGTCAAGCAAAGACCCGGAAAGCGCAGGAATGAAGTCGCGGGCAACTTCCTCTCAGCGAAGCGTACTGTGCCCGCGTCCTGTGCTCCGGTGTAGCGCCCATGACTTGCTTCCCTTGCAGGGCGCAGGTGGAGCGAGCCGGGAAAGCATTAGACAGTATTCACCAGACACGCTCCAGAGGTTTCGTGAATGGGATACCGTTCATCCCTTGGTCAGCATTTCCCGTCAAGTGCCGAGCTGAGGCAGGGAAAGCGGAACCC from Polycladomyces zharkentensis carries:
- a CDS encoding glycine C-acetyltransferase, which produces MKGFEHLEQEIDQWKKEGVFRPLTELESDQGSRVIIRGKEVIQLSSNNYLGLTTHPRLKQAALEGVERYGAGTGSVRTIAGTFSMHENFEKRLAEFKHTEAALVFQSGFTANVGVISSILTEEDVVISDALNHASIIDGIRLTKAQRRIYRHADLDDLEAALKETQSARKRLIVTDGVFSMDGDIAPLPDIVELAEKYDALVMVDDAHASGVLGKNGRGTVDHFGLHGRVHIQVGTLSKAIGVLGGYVAGPKVLRDYLIHRARPFLFSTSHPPAVTAACQAALDVLLEEPELIDRLWDNTRFFKQGLESLGFNTGKSETPITPVIVGEGAKAMALSDALFEEGVYAQGIAYPTVPKGEARVRTIVTAQHTKEELEQALHAFEKAGKKLGII